One genomic segment of Labrus bergylta chromosome 17, fLabBer1.1, whole genome shotgun sequence includes these proteins:
- the prkaa1 gene encoding 5'-AMP-activated protein kinase catalytic subunit alpha-1, with protein MATEKQKHEGRVKIGHYILGDTLGVGTFGKVKVGQHELTKHQVAVKILNRQKIRSLDVVGKIRREIQNLKLFRHPHIIKLYQVISTPTDIFMVMEYVSGGELFDYICKNGKLEEKESRRLFQQIISAVDYCHRHMVVHRDLKPENVLLDAHMNAKIADFGLSNMMSDGEFLRTSCGSPNYAAPEVISGRLYAGPEVDIWSSGVILYALLCGTLPFDDDHVPTLFKKICDGIFFTPQYLNPSVISLLKHMLQVDPMKRATIKEIREDDWFKEGLPKYLFPEDPSYSNNMIDDEALKEVCEKFECTEEEVLGCIYSRNHQDPLAVAYHLIIDNRRIMSEAKDFYLASSPPDSFLDDQHLTTSGSAVTSTPKPHPERVPFLLAETLPRPRHTLDELNPQKSKHQGVRRAKWHLGIRSQSRPNDIMSEVCRAMKQLDYEWKVVNPYYLRVRRKNPITGMQTKMSLQLYQVDSRTYLLDFRSIDDDMLETKSGTATPLRSGSVGNYRTTIKNDVDGADAPAMSSTVHTTKAAEGSLASSLTSSIDSIGGGDNAPVPRPGSHTIEFFEMCANLIKLLAR; from the exons ATGGCGAcggaaaaacagaaacatgaaggaaGAGTCAAAATTGGACATTACATTCTGGGAGACACGCTTGGAGTGGGCACATTTGGAAAGGTTAAAG tGGGCCAACATGAGCTGACCAAGCACCAAGTGGCAGTGAAGATCCTTAACAGGCAGAAGATCCGAAGTTTGGATGTGGTGGGAAAGATTCGGCGGGAGATTCAGAACCTCAAGCTTTTCAGGCATCCTCACATAATTAAACT GTATCAGGTTATAAGCACCCCTACAGATATCTTCATGGTGATGGAGTACGTCTCTGGAGGAGAACTCTTCGACTACATCTGCAAAAATGGAAAG ttggaggagaaggagagtcGTCGGTTGTTCCAGCAGATTATATCTGCAGTAGACTACTGCCACAGACACATGGTGGTGCACAGAGACCTCAAGCCTGAAAATGTGCTGCTCGATGCACACATGAACGCCAAGATCGCAGACTTTG GTTTGTCAAACATGATGTCAGATGGAGAGTTTCTGCGGACAAGCTGCGGTTCTCCAAACTATGCTGCTCCTGAAGTCATCTCAGGACG GTTATATGCTGGTCCAGAGGTGGACATCTGGAGCAGTGGGGTCATCCTTTATGCCTTGTTGTGTGGGACACTTCCCTTTGATGACGATCACGTGCCAACACTCTTTAAAAAGATCTGCGATGGGATCTTTTTCACGCCGCAGTACCTGAACCCATCTGTAATTAGCCTCCTTAAACACATGCTGCAGGTGGACCCCATGAAAAGAGCTACCATCAAAGAGATCCG AGAGGACGACTGGTTTAAAGAGGGCCTACCCAAGTACTTGTTCCCCGAGGACCCCTcctacagcaacaacatgatCGACGACGAGGCCCTGAAGGAGGTTTGTGAGAAGTTTGAGTGCACAGAGGAGGAGGTCCTCGGCTGTATCTACAGTCGCAACCATCAGGACCCATTAGCGGTTGCCTACCACCTCATCATTGACAATCGTCGCATCATGAGCGAAGCCAAGGATTTCTACTTGGCGTCCAGCCCCCCTGACTCTTTTCTTGACGACCAGCACCTGACCACGTCTGGCTCAGCTGTGACTAGCACCCCAAAGCCCCACCCCGAGCGTGTCCCCTTCCTCTTGGCGGAGACGCTCCCCAGGCCTCGTCACACTCTGGATGAACTGAACCCCCAAAAGTCCAAGCACCAGGGTGTTAGAAGGGCCAAGTGGCACCTGGGTATCCGTAGTCAGAGTAGACCAAATGATATCATGTCAGAAGTGTGCCGTGCCATGAAGCAGCTGGATTATGAGTGGAAG GTTGTGAATCCATATTATCTACGCGTGAGAAGGAAGAATCCTATTACTGGCATGCAAACCAAAATGAGCCTTCAACTCTACCAGGTGGACAGTAGAACCTACCTCCTAGACTTCCGTAGCATAGATG ACGATATGTTGGAGACAAAATCTGGAACTGCTACCCCTCTCCGCTCTGGATCTGTGGGCAACTACCGCACCACTATAAAGAATGACGTAGACGGTGCAGACGCTCCTGCTATGTCTAGCACTGTGCACACTACCAAGGCTGCAGAGGGCTCCTTAGCTTCATCGCTGACCTCATCCATCGACTCAATAGGTGGGGGAGACAACGCGCCTGTCCCTCGACCAGGAAGCCACACCATCGAGTTCTTTGAGATGTGTGCAAATCTTATTAAATTACTTGCACGATAG
- the ttc33 gene encoding tetratricopeptide repeat protein 33 — translation MASFGWKRKVGEKVSKSVVKTFEAEEEKQKAGDVGPGRDEEEEVDWLHAIKRRREILLEDCAAKSKRLKDEGALLAEQGRHWEAVKKWDDAIQLTPDNPELYEMKSQVLTILQEVFPAVKAAEMAVKLRPLWWEGWQTLGRAQLNLGEVELAVKSFQVAIHLCPSEPTLWQEDLAWAWRLQKQHLATKEKLRQEEETKQQILHAPELEQDFDFESDEVLAACEAVAERQTRYEELKRTAVVIDSEGNIKNVLAGEGGSEDPETPTEEQFVKARGL, via the exons ATGGCTTCGTTTGGCTGGAAGAGGAAAGTAGGCGAGAAGGTTTCAAAGTCGGTGGTGAAGACCTTCGAGGCTGAGGAAGAGAAGCAGAAGGCTGGAGATGTTGGACCGGGtcgggatgaggaggaggaggtggactggCTGCACGCCATCAAACGGCGGCGGGAGATCCTGCTGGAGGACTGTGCAGCCAAGAGCAAGAGGCTGAAGGATGAGGGTGCACTGCTCGCTGAGCAAGGCAG GCACTGGGAGGCCGTAAAGAAGTGGGACGATGCCATTCAGCTGACTCCAGACAACCCAGAACTCTATGAGATGAAGTCACAG GTGCTGACCATTCTGCAGGAGGTGTTCCCAGCGGTGAAGGCCGCGGAGATGGCGgtgaagctccgccccctgtgGTGGGAGGGCTGGCAGACTCTGGGCCGCGCCCAACTCAACCTTGGAGAGGTGGAGCTG GCTGTTAAGTCCTTCCAGGTTGCAATCCACCTGTGTCCATCAGAGCCAACGCTGTGGCAGGAAGACCTGGCCTGGGCATGGAGGTTACAGAAGCAGCACTTAGCAACGAAGGAGAAACTGCGTCAAGAGGAGGAGACCAAACAGCAGATCCTTCATGCCCCTGAGCTTGAGCAGGACTTCGACTTTGAGTCAGATGAGGTTCTGGCTGCGTGTGAGGCTGTTGCTGAGCGACAGACACGTTATGAGGAGCTGAAGCGGACCGCCGTGGTCATAGACTCTGagggaaatataaaaaatgttcttgCCGGAGAAGGGGGATCTGAGGACCCAGAGACCCCCACAGAGGAACAGTTTGTCAAAGCGAGAGGACTTTGA